The DNA sequence GCGACAACCGCCTGATTCTCAAGCACATCGTGCCCAACAGCCTCGCCAGCGTGCTGACCATCGCGGTGCTGGACCTGGGCACGGTGCCGCTGGGCATCGCCGCGCTGTCGTTCCTGGGCCTGGGCTTTCCCGCCGGCTACGCCGAATGGGGCCAGCTGGTGGACTTCGCCCGCGCCTGGCTGCAACCGCAGTACTGGTACGTGATGGTCTACCCCGCCGCCTTCATCATCCTGTTCAGCCTGGGCTTCAACCTGTTCGGGGACGCCCTGCGCGACGCATACGACCCCAAGACGCGCTGAGCCGTCTCCTCTCCTCCAGCCCCCGCTGTCTTTCGGCGGGGGTTTTTCCGCTTGGGCCGGGGAGAAGCGGGGCTTCAGGCGGGAGCCGCCGGGCGCGCGCACACCAGCAGCTCGCCGACCTCCTCGTCCCAGGCCACGCCGACCTGCCCGGAGCCTAGCTTTTCCAGCACCCGCGCGCTCGCCGGGTTGATGGTGGCGGTCTGCGCCGTGACGCGCCGGACACCGGGACGGGGGCCAGCAGCGCGGCAACCAGCGTGCCCACCGCCCCTCGGTCGCGTAGCCCCGGCCCCAGGCGCCGGGATTCAGGCCGTAGCCGATTTCCAGGTCGCCGTCGGCGGTGGGCTGGCCCGCTCGACCACCGTAGTGCTCGCGCTCCCGTTCCGGGCCGAAGGCGGCGAGCCGGGAAAAGCGGCAGCAGATCGCCCGGCCAGGCCGAGGGACAGGTCACCGTCAGCGGCCCGGCAGGCGTGGGAACGGTGGCCTGGAAGGTGTCACGAGCCAGGCGCGTCTCGATGACCTCGCGGGTGAGGGGCACGAGCAGCAGGCGGGGCATCTCGGCGTACGTGGGCGCCAGGGTAAGGGGCGGGCGGGGGTGGGCGCCTGCGCCGGATGGCGGAGGCTTGCCCGCCGCCTTAGCCCCGGCGCAGGCTCGCCTCGCGGACCCAGCCGGGCACCCCGGCGCGGGCCAGCGCGAACGCCAGCGCCGCGACGCTCCAGAGGCTCAGCACGGCGGCGGGCTGGGCCAGGCACGCGCAGCCCAGCAAGAAAGGCACGGCGGGGGCGGCGGCGGCTTGCAGGGCGGCGGTCAGGGCGGCGCGGGCAGGCGGCCCGGCCGGGTCGCGGGCGGCGCGGCGCGAGAGCCGCAGCGGCAGCAGGGCCAGGGCGGCGCCCAGCAGCGCCAGGGCCGCCACCCAGGCGGGGGCGAGCGGCGCGGGCCGGGTCAGCAGGTAGAGCAGTCCCAGCGGCACCCCCGGCGCAGCCAGGGCGGCGAAGGCCAGGGCCTGCGCCCGGCGCGCCGCGCGGGTCAGGTCGGCGGGCGCTCCGGCGTGCAGGTCGCGGGCCAGCGCCTCAAGCATTCGCGGAAGGGATGGGCGTCAGCAACTGCACCGTGGCGGGCACGCCGCCGACCTCCACGGCCTCGCCCTGGGCAAGTTCCTTGCGCAGCCGCGCGAGGCTCAGGCCAGCGGCGTGCAGGCCTGCCTGCCCCACGGCCCGGCCCTCCCGCGTGACCTCGGCGTGGTCGGGCAGGCCCTCGCCAGCGAGCCGCGCGAGGTGGTAGCGGGCATTGCCGCGCGCCTCCAGCCGGGCCATGATCTCCTGTCCCACGTAACAGCCCTTGCGGTAGCTGATGGCGGGGAGGAGGCCGCCCACGTCCAGCCCGACCTCGGGGAGCAGGGTGCCCGTGAACCCGTCGCGGACCACGTCGGGAATCCCGGCCCGGACCCGCGCCGCGTCCAGCTGCGCCAGCCCTGTCTCCTCTCCCCCCAGCGCCGCCAGCACTTCCGGCTCCTGGCGGGTGAGGTAGTGGAGGTCCACGCCCGGCTCGCCCGCGCGGTTGACCCGTCCGGCCAGCACGGTCCCCCCCGCCAGCTCGACACTCTGCGCGTCCCCGCCCGCCGGGTCCCAGCCGGGGACGCCCTGCCCGCCCCAGACGTGGACGGTCCGCAGCTCGGCGGACAGGTCTTCAAGCTCCACCTGGTCGAAGATGATGTAGCGCCGCAGCCGCGCGGCCAGGGCCGGAGCCTGCCCCGCGTCCAGGTGCAGGTACACGTCGCCCTGGCGCTTGTAGGCCCGCGCGAAGAATTCGATCTGGCCGCGCACGTTCAGAAAGCAGCAGGCCACCACGCCGGGCGTCGGGGCGCCGCGCAGGTCACCTGTCATCTGGCCCTGCGCAAAATCCACCCGGTCGGCGCCGGTCAGCCGCAGGGCACTGGAAGGAAGCCGGGTCCACATGGGGGCAGGGTACGGGAAAAGCGCTCGGCGGATAGTGGGGAGGGGGAAAGGGCCGCCGGGCCAGGGTCCACGCCCATTTCAGGGTCAGGGGAGGCGGGGATGATCGCGCGCGCCCTCCCGGCTTGCCCCTCCCCGCCTCAGTCGCTCGCCACGGCCAGCTCACGGGGGGCGTAGCGGGCCTGCTGGGCCTCGCGGGTCAGGTGCCAGCGGGCAAGGTCGGCGGCGGCCTCGCGGATGATCGCGTCGGCGTGCGGCAGGGCGGCGCGGCGGCTTTGCAGGTTGCGGCTCACGATGGCGGTGAGGTCGTCGAGGTTGTAGAGGTGCGCGCCGGGGACGCTGCCGATCTCGGGATTCAGGATGCGCGGCACGCTGATGTCGATCAGAAACATGGGCCGCTCCGGGCGCCCGGCCAGGGCTTCTTGCACGCCCTCGCCGTTCAGGACGTAGTGGGGCGCGGCGCTCGAGGCGATCACCACGTCGGCTTCCGGCAAGACCTCGTGCAGGTACTCGGCGGCGCAGGCGCGGCCCCCCAGGCGGTCGGCCAGCTGCCGGGCGCGCTCGGCGGTGCGGTTGACCACGATCACGTCGCCGACCCCTGCCGCCCGCAGGTGGGTCAGGGTCAGCTCGGCGGTCTCGCCCGCGCCCAGGATCAGGGCGGTGCGCCGGGTCAGGTCGCCCAGCGCGGCCTGCGCGAGTTCGACGGCCGCACTCGACACGCTGACCACCCGGTCGCTGAGGCCGGTTTCGCTGCGCACCCGCTTGCCGGCGGCCAGCGCCCCCTGCGCGACCTTGTTCAGCACCTTGCCGCAAAGCCCGCGCGCGTGCGCCTGCTGCCAGGCCCGCTTGACCTGGCCCTGAATCTGGGTCTCGCCAATCACCAGGCTGTCGAGACCTGCCGCCACCCGGTAGAGGTGCGCCACCGCCGCGTCGCCCCGGTGGACGTACAGGTGGCCTTCGAGCGCGTAGCCCCAGGCGCCCTCAAAGGCGCTGACCGGATCCCCCTGCACCCCGGCGAGGTAGATCTCGGTGCGGTTGCAGGTGGCGAGCAGCATGACCTCCCCGGCGTGCAGCGAGAGGTGCTCCAGCAAGGCCTCTTCCTCGCCCGCGCGCACGGCGGCCCGCTCGCGGACCTCGACCGGGGCGGTCTGGTGGTTGAGGCCCACCACCACGAAGTCCAGCGGGGTGGGGTGCGCCGCGTGCGGCTGGGCGAGCAAGGCGCGGGCGGTCGGGCAGGCCAGGGTCACGCGGCGCCCCCGGCCAGCCGCACGTCAGGCAGGCCCAGCGCGGCGCGGATGTCGGCGCGCAGGCCCGCCAGACCCTGCTCGCGCTCGGCGGCCGGCAGGGTGAGGGCCTGCTCACGGCGGGCGGCCCAGGCGTCCAGCGTGGCCTCGGCAGGCAGCAGCCCGGCGACGCGCTCGCCCAGCGCCTGCGCCAGCAGCGGCAACTCGCGCCCGCTGCTCACGGCGACCTGCACGGCCCCGCGCCGGGTCACGGCGGGAAAGCGCAGGTTGCCTTTTGCCGCGTCGCCCGCGTGGCTCACCAGCGCGCCCGCTGCGCGTGCCCCGGCCGCCACGGCGTCGTTCACGTCGCTGCGGTCGGTCGCGCAGACCACCACCCGCTTGCCGCGCAGGTCGTCCGGACCGTAAGGGCGGCGCAGCACCTCCACCGGCAACGCCGCCAGCTCGGGATGCAGGTCGGGCGCCACGACGGTGACGTGCAGGCCCGCCTCCAGCAGCGTGCGGGTCCGGCGCAGGGCCACCCGGCCGCCCCCAACCACCAGTGCCCGTTCACCATGCAGATCGAGGAAGGCCGCCAGACTCATCGGGCGCAGCATAGCGTCTGGACCCCGGGGCGGGCGTCCCCGACCGAACGGTCAGAAACCCGGCAGGGACGGGGTTTTTGCCGGGCGACGGCCCGCCGGGAGTGGCCGGTCTGGAAGTTGGCCGCCTCAGGGCTGGTCCCAGGCCACGCCAGCCGGATCGGGCGCGGATTGGAGGCGCAGGCTCAGAAAAGCCTCGATCACCCGGGGATCGAACTGCCTGCCCGACTCGGCGCGCAGCAGCGCCAGGGCCTCCTCTACCGTCAGGGCGGCGCGGTAGGGCCGGGCGTGGGTCAGGGCGTCGAACACGTCCACCACCGCGAAGATGCGGGCCAGAGGCGCGATGGCCTCGCCCTTCAACCCGTCGGGGTAACCGCCGCCGTCCCAGCGTTCGTGGTGCGAGCGGATCACCGCCAGCACCCCGGCGGCCAGGCCCGGAATGCGCCGCGCCAGCGCCTCGCCCGTCTGCACGTGCGCCTGCATCTGCCCCCACTCGTCGGGCGTCAGGCGGCCCGGTTTGAGCAACACGCCGTCGGGCACACTCAGCTTGCCGATGTCGTGCAGGTAGGCGCCCTGGCGCAGCAGGTCGAGGTCCTCGTCGTCCAGCCCCAGGGCGCGGCCCAGCCGCAAGGAGAGCGCCACCGTGCGGGCGGTGTGGCCCTGGGTCTCGTAGTCGCGGGCTTCGAGGGCCAGGCCCAGCGCCAGCAGCGTGCCTTCGCGGGTCGCCAGGGCGCGGGCGGTCTCGCGGGCGCGTTCCAGCGCCACCGTGCCGGTGTTGGCAAAGGTCCTGAGCAGGCCCTCGTCGCGCGCGCTGAACTCCGGCGCGAGGCGCCCCACGCTGAGCACCCCCAGCAGCTCGCCCGCAGGCGTGCGCAGCGGCGCGAACAGCGCGGACTGGCGGGGCGAGCCGTCCAGCAAGACCGCTCCCGGAGGAAAGGCGGCGCGCTGCACGTGCAGCACGGGCGCGGCGCCCAGCGCGGCCTGCCACGACAGCCCCTGGCCGCGCGCCAGCGTCACGCCCAGCTCGCGGGCATGTTCGCCCGCCTGGGTGGTGACCCGCAGCACGTCGGCTCCCGGATCGAAGCGCAAAAAGAGCGCGTAGCGGGTACCCAGCAGGCTCACGCTCAGCCGCGTCAGGATGCCCTCGACCTGCCCCGGCGACCGCGCCGCCAGCAGCGCCCCGCTGAGTTCCAGCAGCGCGGTCAGGGCGGTTCGGTCGTCAGGGTTCATGTGCCTGCACCTGTGGGCCGGTGTTCACGCGCCGTGCAGACTCTCGCCTCACCAGGACCGGACCGCGCAGCACGACCACAGCGTAAATCGTGACACATTTCATCCGGGCTGGGGCACCGGGGGTGGGCGCCCCCCCCGCCGCTGCGGGTCAGGTGGGGCGGGCGGCGGCAGCCACGGCCTGCGCGGCGGCGTCGGCCAGGGCCTCCAGCGAGGCGCCTTGGGCGACCGTCACGCGGGTGAACCCGGCCTCACGGGCGGCGTCGGCGGTCTGGGGTCCCATCGCGGCGACCACGAAGTCGGTTCCGGCCAGGGCGGCGAGGTGCCGGGCCGCGCTGCCCGAGGCGAGCGTGACCACGTCGGCGCCCCGCAGCCGGGCCAGCGCGTGTTCGCCCGGCTGGGCAGGTTCGGTGCGGTACAGCTCGGCGCGCTCGTAGCGCAGGCCGCGCGTGACCAGCGCGCGCTCCAGCTCGTCTTCCGCAAGCTGGCTGGTGAGGTGCAGGGTGACCTCGCCGGGCCGGGCGGGCAGTTCGGCGCCGAGGTGCCGCGCGCCCGGCGTGGCCGGAACGAAGTCGGCGCGCAGGCCGCGTTCCGCCAGCGAGCGGGCCGTGCTGGGACCAACCGCCGCCAGCCGCACCCCCGCGAGGTGCCGCGCGTCCAGGCCCAGCCGCTCCAACTGCGTGAACAGCGCCGTTACCGCTTGGTTGCTGGTCAGCAGCAGCCAGCCCACCCCGGCGAGGTCGCGCAGCCGGGCGTGCAGGGCGGCCTCGTCGCCGGTCTCGGCAAAGCGGATCAGCGGCACCTCCAGCACCGAGGCCCCGCGCGCCCGCAGCACGTCAGACAGGCCACTGGCCCCGTCCCGCGTGCGGGTCACGGCCACGCGGCGCCCGGCCAGCGGGCCGCCGAAGTCGGGCGCCGCGTGTTCGGCGTGGTCGAACCAGCGCAGGGTCTCGCGCAGCCGCACGACCTCGCCCACCACCGTCACGGCGGGCGCCTCCAGCCCGGCCTCGCGCACCCTGTGGGCGATGGTGGCGAGGGTCCCGGTCGCCACCCGCTGCTGCGGGGTGGTGCCCCACTGCACGGTGGCGGCGGGGGTCTCCGGTGCCCGGCCCGCCTGGATCAGTTCGGCGGCGATCTGGTCGAGGTTGCGCACGCCCATCAGGAGGACCAGCGTGTCCACACCGGACAGCCGCTCGTAGTGGGCGCCGCCCTCCTTGGTGTTGCCCGTCAACACTGCAAAGGAGCGGGCGGCCTCGCGGTGGGTGACCGGAATCCCGGCGTAGGCGGGCGCGGCGACGGCGCTGGTCACGCCCGGCACGATCTCGAAGGGCACCCCGGCCTCCGCGCAGGCCTCGGCCTCCTCGCCGCCGCGCCCGAAGACGAACACGTCGCCGCCCTTGAGCCGCGCGACCCGCTGCCCGCCCCCTTCCTGCGCCTTGGTCACGATCAGGGCGTTGATCTGCTCCTGCGAGATGTACTCGGAAAAGCCCTTCTTGCCCACGTAGATCGTCTGGGCCTGCGGGCAAAAGCGCAGCAGCTCCGGATTGGCGAGGTAGTCGAACAGCACCACGTCCGCCTGCCTCAGGGCCTCGGCGCCGCGAAGCGTCAGCAGGCCCGGATCGCCCGGCCCCGCCCCGATCAGGGAGACGAAGGCGCGGGAAGGCGCGGCAGGCTGGGGCGCGGAAGCGGCGTCGGTCATGGGCCACAGGCTAGCGGGCAGCGGCGGGGACAAATGCGGGGGGCGCGAGGCGGGCCGCCCACAAAAAAAAGCGCCCTTCCGGACGCTGATAGGAAAAAGATAGCGCGTTATGCAGGGGGGGTCAAGGGATGCAGCCCGATTTTTTCCCGAGCACGCACCCCACAGGGACCCGGGGAGAGGGGGCCAGCTCAGTCGGCGGCGCTGGCGGGGGCCGTCTCCTGCGGGTCGAGGGGGTGGGCGGCCGTGTCGTGCAGGCCCGCGAAGCGCAGATGCCGCTGGCGGATGAACCACAGGTTCTCTCGCGGTCGTTGGGCAGGACGAAGGAGGCGTCGGAGGTTTCGGACGGGCTGAAGACGACCAGCCCCCGGTGGAAACGCCCCCGCGTCAACCCGCTCTCCAGGGGCCGGGGGACCGGGGCGCGGGGAGCGGGTGCAATCCTCGACGCGCACGAACTTCTGGGGATGAAAGGCGAGCATGGTGGCTCCACTGTGGGCCAGCGGCCAGCCCACGAGCAGCCTGTGAGGGCGTCTTTTGCCACAAGCGCGGCGGCGGCGCCGCCGGCTCCAGGACCCGTCAAGGCCCCGCTCAGGCGTGGTCGGCCGTGCCCGCGTCCACGCCGACCGGGACCTCGGGCAGCTCGGGCAGGCTGTAGCTGTGGGCGAGCTGGGGCATCTCCAGCGATTCGTGGCCCCGGTTGACCAGCGCGCCGCCCGCGTAAGCCGCCACGCTGCTGAGGGTCAGTTCCCAGTTGCGGCGCTGCCCCGCGTGCGCGCCGAAGATGTAGGCCAGGC is a window from the Deinococcus budaensis genome containing:
- a CDS encoding HD-GYP domain-containing protein; the protein is MNPDDRTALTALLELSGALLAARSPGQVEGILTRLSVSLLGTRYALFLRFDPGADVLRVTTQAGEHARELGVTLARGQGLSWQAALGAAPVLHVQRAAFPPGAVLLDGSPRQSALFAPLRTPAGELLGVLSVGRLAPEFSARDEGLLRTFANTGTVALERARETARALATREGTLLALGLALEARDYETQGHTARTVALSLRLGRALGLDDEDLDLLRQGAYLHDIGKLSVPDGVLLKPGRLTPDEWGQMQAHVQTGEALARRIPGLAAGVLAVIRSHHERWDGGGYPDGLKGEAIAPLARIFAVVDVFDALTHARPYRAALTVEEALALLRAESGRQFDPRVIEAFLSLRLQSAPDPAGVAWDQP
- a CDS encoding precorrin-2 dehydrogenase/sirohydrochlorin ferrochelatase family protein; translated protein: MSLAAFLDLHGERALVVGGGRVALRRTRTLLEAGLHVTVVAPDLHPELAALPVEVLRRPYGPDDLRGKRVVVCATDRSDVNDAVAAGARAAGALVSHAGDAAKGNLRFPAVTRRGAVQVAVSSGRELPLLAQALGERVAGLLPAEATLDAWAARREQALTLPAAEREQGLAGLRADIRAALGLPDVRLAGGAA
- the hemA gene encoding glutamyl-tRNA reductase, giving the protein MTLACPTARALLAQPHAAHPTPLDFVVVGLNHQTAPVEVRERAAVRAGEEEALLEHLSLHAGEVMLLATCNRTEIYLAGVQGDPVSAFEGAWGYALEGHLYVHRGDAAVAHLYRVAAGLDSLVIGETQIQGQVKRAWQQAHARGLCGKVLNKVAQGALAAGKRVRSETGLSDRVVSVSSAAVELAQAALGDLTRRTALILGAGETAELTLTHLRAAGVGDVIVVNRTAERARQLADRLGGRACAAEYLHEVLPEADVVIASSAAPHYVLNGEGVQEALAGRPERPMFLIDISVPRILNPEIGSVPGAHLYNLDDLTAIVSRNLQSRRAALPHADAIIREAAADLARWHLTREAQQARYAPRELAVASD
- a CDS encoding YgfZ/GcvT domain-containing protein, with protein sequence MWTRLPSSALRLTGADRVDFAQGQMTGDLRGAPTPGVVACCFLNVRGQIEFFARAYKRQGDVYLHLDAGQAPALAARLRRYIIFDQVELEDLSAELRTVHVWGGQGVPGWDPAGGDAQSVELAGGTVLAGRVNRAGEPGVDLHYLTRQEPEVLAALGGEETGLAQLDAARVRAGIPDVVRDGFTGTLLPEVGLDVGGLLPAISYRKGCYVGQEIMARLEARGNARYHLARLAGEGLPDHAEVTREGRAVGQAGLHAAGLSLARLRKELAQGEAVEVGGVPATVQLLTPIPSANA
- the cobA gene encoding uroporphyrinogen-III C-methyltransferase yields the protein MTDAASAPQPAAPSRAFVSLIGAGPGDPGLLTLRGAEALRQADVVLFDYLANPELLRFCPQAQTIYVGKKGFSEYISQEQINALIVTKAQEGGGQRVARLKGGDVFVFGRGGEEAEACAEAGVPFEIVPGVTSAVAAPAYAGIPVTHREAARSFAVLTGNTKEGGAHYERLSGVDTLVLLMGVRNLDQIAAELIQAGRAPETPAATVQWGTTPQQRVATGTLATIAHRVREAGLEAPAVTVVGEVVRLRETLRWFDHAEHAAPDFGGPLAGRRVAVTRTRDGASGLSDVLRARGASVLEVPLIRFAETGDEAALHARLRDLAGVGWLLLTSNQAVTALFTQLERLGLDARHLAGVRLAAVGPSTARSLAERGLRADFVPATPGARHLGAELPARPGEVTLHLTSQLAEDELERALVTRGLRYERAELYRTEPAQPGEHALARLRGADVVTLASGSAARHLAALAGTDFVVAAMGPQTADAAREAGFTRVTVAQGASLEALADAAAQAVAAAARPT